In the genome of Lathyrus oleraceus cultivar Zhongwan6 chromosome 4, CAAS_Psat_ZW6_1.0, whole genome shotgun sequence, the window TCCAATCATTTGAAATATTTATGTACTCACTAATAAACAAAATTATAAAGGATAAAAgtataattaattattaaaatagTTTTTAGATGAGTTAGGAACAAACCTTTACCCGTAGATTTAATTTAGCATTACTTAAATTCTAAACGGTCAACCAAAACTTGTGCGGACCACGAAGTTTTTTAAGTTAAAAATTACATTGAATTGATATAACATATAAGTTATTCAGAACCATACTATTCTCTTGTATTATTAAATATGAAAATTAACAGAAAAATATAGAAACAAAAAATTACACATATAAGTTTATTGTTGACATGAATTAATTTAAAACGAAGCAATTCTAACCACTACCGCCAAACAGAGCCTTAAGCTTCTTAATTTGTGAGACATCAAGTCCAGTAGTTTGTGCAATTATGGCACTTGATAAATCATTGCCAAACAAAAGATTATCAAACATATGCACACTAGGATTTGAGCTACTAAAAACAGCAAAACCAGTGCCTTTTGTACCACCAGTGTTAACTAAAAAATGCAATAATCCCTTTGGAATAACCATAACATCACCAGGTTTAAGAACCTTCAAATAAACCTTTTTTGTTGAAATAAATCCAACCGTCACTTCTCCTTCACCATTGATAACTAATTCAGTTGCATCATGAGAGTGCATTGGTACTGTTCCATTTATATCCATGTCTGCTCTTACCGCAGAAACACCGAGTCCGTTAAGACCCGGTAATTCTGTGACAGATGCAGAAGTAAATCCAACCTTAAAAGGATTGTCTGTGCTTCCAGCTACAAAGCCAGAGAATACAAAATCATTCACTGTTACATTTTCTTCGGATTTGCATTGATACCCTGATGGGGTGTTTGGGAGTAATAGGTTTGCTACACAAAAATCATTGCTAGAAGTTGCATGGTGGATATAAAATGAGAcaagagaaaaaaagaaaacaataaTGTGAATAATATTCATCTCTTAAACTATGATATGAGACAATAGAATAATGAGATTAACTTGTTATTTATAATGATAATTCTTAAGAGTTGGTAAATTAATTTCTTTAATGAATTTGAAATAATTATAATCTATTTGGAAGATATGAAATTATTATATTATTACTTATTTTTAAGATAGAAAATTATTATAATTTGATTTGAAGATAGTACATTATAAATATTTTAATGTATATTTTAAATATACTTGactatttaatttaatttaaaattattaCTATTTGCATATACTATACTATTTTAGAAAAATATTCAACATAGTTATCCACTTTTTTTCCTAATACTTTATACACCCTTATCTACtatttacatataatatatatatttatatatatatatatatatatatatatatatatatatatatatatatatatatatatatatatatatataacttttaaaaaaattaaattattattaaaatattataaaCCATTTAATTGATGCTTAATTTGATCGATGGTCAATAATGTACTCGATCCATGGTTAATGGATTATCTGAACAACGGTTTGGTTAAGACATGAGTGATGTGGTTTGGCTCGTGAATTTATTCATTAATGTTAGGATAGTATGAATATAGATTAAATTAATTTACAGATACCCTAGGGTATTAAACAATATCACTTTAAAATAGTTATTTTTTTTAGAAAcaatatattttaatttattgATCATTTAACGCTACAAGAAAAAGGCACGCCGGCCCCGACTCTATTAATAATGTCTAATTTACATCACTAATAATAGATGCTAACAagtttttcatttattttttatttttaaatatgaCTTTAATAATAGTGTCGGCCATTTACGACACTTTGGAATTTAATTATTTTGTTACTTATAGTTATTTAGTTTAGCTGACTATCataatatttaattaattttttactTATTTATTGCAAAATTAGTGGCACTGACGCTAATATAATTCTTTGCCAAAAAAATTACTTTCTCCCATAATTTTCTTTTCCCTCTTTTCAATTTATATAATTAAATATTAGTGTCAGTTTGTGGCGACGCTAGTGTGTTGCCAAGCAATAAATTTTTTGTTCAACATAATTTTTTATTTCCCATCATATTTTTTCCTTTGcttcttttattttattattttaattaataaatattaattgCACTctaatttaaaattttaaaaaatatacatAATGTACtaaaattaatatatttattatttatatatttttactTATCATCAATTAAATAAGTTATTTTGTGACAAAGATTTTTTAGAGTTTATTCTAAAGAAAAATATCATTTCCAAATATAAATAATTTGTAGAAAAGAAAACGTAACAAACTAATTAACTTTTTAAAAACAAAATTCCTTATTGAAAActataattttttttacataattataaaaaatgaactattttaaaataaattaaaagataTTTTAagaaattatttaatttttattataatttctttatgcatattttatttctttttataATTAATGTAATattacttttttttattttaacttttttttaaagAAAAGGAAATTTATAATTTTAATATGGTTATATTTTATCTAGACGTCACTTTTTATCCAAATATTTCTTTCTTATTCTTAATTTTCATTTGTCCTATGACTAAAAAATAAAACCAtaactaaaaaataaaaatgaaacaaaataaagaacaaaaaaataaaatacaataagAAAAACTCAAAACAAACCCTTTCTATTATTCGGTGTTTCTCAAAAACAGTTTTTTCTCAGAAAACAATTTATCTACTTTTATCTATTAACCTGTTTGGATTGGTGTTTCGAAGTTACGATTCAGAGTTTTGATTCACTTCTTTCATTCTTTGCTTACATGTTCTTGCTTTTGTCTCAAATCTGAAATGAGATTCAGTTGTTCATGTTGAAGAGTTGAGTTTTGTCATTTATTGATCATTTATGGTTGACCAAACAGAACCTAATAGTTTTGGtttttgttatttgttttctttatACTTTGTGAATTTTGTAGGATAAGTAGCGGTGTTAAATATCCTATATAGCCTAGGTATACCGGTATTGCATATCAAAGATTTGGCTATCCGATACGAAAgttgttggtgcaaaggtagaatgaatgatgaacggaaatattctattaagagaatgacggctacaaaaacatgataaaagttacaatgattgtcaccctatttataagctaaaactagggttactagaataggataaaatactaaaataccctctaacaaacttaggggctaagaaaatagtacaactaaatatgaattatttctaataccatcccttaattcatattccatcaaaatttgtaacaccaatttcatcccttaatctgagaaattgatcagtcttgatagctttcgttagaacatctgccaactttttctgagtgctgcagtgtacaacttctaacactcccctctgaacttgatgtctcagaaaatgatacttggtctcaatgtgcttgcttctcccatgcaacactgggtttctggcaagattgattgcagacttgttgtcaatcatcagcttcagaggtttgtttactttaatcttcagatcctgcaatagattcagaatccacacagcttgacatgcagtaacagcacctgcaatgtattcagcttcacaagttgacaacgccacaacaggttgcttcttggaacaccaagaaatgggacctcccagaaatttgaataagtacccagacgtacttcttctgtcaactctgtctccacaccaatcagaatctgaataactcagaagttctgactcatcctttcttccagaaggaaataatactccatatttcagagttcccttgatatacctcagaatcctgacagcagcttggtaatgggaccacttaggtttactcatgaacctaataaccatcccaactgaatagcaaatatcaggtctggtattgcacaaataccttagagaaccaaccaactgtttgaaggttgtagcatccacatcctttccatcagagtcagaatccagtttctgatttgtatcagaaggtgtgacagcaatcttacaattcttcagaataaatctcttcagaagttctaattcatactttagctgatgcaaaataatacctttctcagagtatctgaattccatccctagaaagtatgtcattttgcctagatcagtcatttcgaattcattcatcagaactttcttgaacttggctatctcctgttcagaacttccagtcagtagtatatcatcaacatataaacataccagagtcatatttccttcagaagtatgctgaacatagacaccgtactccatctcacatttctaaaagccttgcttcttgaaaaatgaatcaatcttctgattccaagctctgggtgcttgtttcaatccatatagagctttgtataatctatacaccatcccttcctgattctttttcacaaatccaggaggttgtgacacgtaaacttcttcttctaatggaccgttcaaaaatgcagattttacatgtaaatgcatcagaggccaattcctgttagcagctattgcaatcaccattctgattgtttcatgtcttgctacaggtgcaaacacttcagagtaatccagcccaggtttctgtagaaatcctatggctaccaaccttgctttatgtttgccaattgaaccatctggctttaacttctgcttgaaaacccatctgacgctgatggctttcttgtcttttggaagctccgtcagcttccaagtcttgtttctctctatagcatcaagttcttctttcatggccttcagccagagcttctacttaagagcctcttctgtacttatgggttcagagtctactaacatggcacactgaataacttctccttcagagtctacttcagtgtcttgcagcatgtcaaattctgcatatcttctggggatgtttctgattctttgtggtctctggacttgttcagagtcttgagcttcagagtttctagcttcagatggttgacttcctccagagctttgaccatcttcaggggctggcatatttccagagtcagaatcactatcagaatcagaatcaacgtcagagtttactccaacttcagaaattcttaactctgacccttcttcagaagttctaacatcagaatcagattgagacttatcccaattccaaaattctgattccttcacaatcacatctctgctgaattcaattttgttggtttctggacaatagagcttgtatgcacctgtactgtggtaccctatcagaatcatcactttgcttctattattcagcttctgtcttctggcttctggaacatgtttatagcaaacagaaccaaacaccttcagatgactaacactttgcttatctccagtccacttctgtattggaactatttccttcaacttcttcgtaggacatcggttgagtacatacgttgcagtggcaacagcttctccccagagcttctgaggaagtttcttctcctttagcatgcttctcaccatatcaagcaaagtgcggtttcttctttcagtaagaccattgtgttgaggggtataaggagcagtaacctcatgctcaattccattctcctcacagaacttctggaactctttggagttatactcacctccaccgtcagttctaagaatcttcaacttctaaccactctgattctcaaccttcattctgaacttcttgaattcatcaaacacctcgtgtttaaacttaataggggatacccatgtcattcttgtgaattcatcaacaaataacacaaagtatttattccctccaatcgatgctgttggaaatggaccacacacatcagaatgtacaactcccaaggcatgttttgctcttggagcagtttctgacgcaaatgacaatcgtggttgttttccttccatgcaaactttgcatgacttttcaggcttcttaattgcaggaattccatgtaccaacttctttgaattcagatattttaagcttctgaaattcaaatgaccaaatcttctgtgccacaactcactctccttctcagcacttgttgcactaagacattctgagtctgcagttctgacattcaccttgaatgttctattccttccttgttctgactccataatcaacttctgattgcagtcatacagcttcagaagattgtccttcatggtaactgaaaaacctttctcagttaattgtcccacactcatcagattgcttctgatgccaggtacataccacacgttctgaatcaatgctgttttcccattgttcagaatcactctgacatttcccataccttctgcattaagatatttgtcatcagcacatctgatctttgtcctcttttcagagtcaaagtcaaccagccatttcttgtttccagtaagatgatttgaacagccagtgtccatataccaccagtctatcagatccatatcatcagattcagaggccatcaatagcacagattcgtcatcagaacttctggctatatttgcttcttctgattttctctccttgtttgaccaacagtctctagcaaagtgaccaaacttcctacaacagtaacattggatcttcttcttgtcatacttctcttttcccttctgagcattcttttgtttatcagaggttgagctttctgacttctgaccaccatcagatcttctcctggcttctgactgcttctgatacctcctatcagaagttgctttcagagcctgctgctcttcttccctttcagaagttctctcagtcaaacgcaactcttgcgcttctagactgctctgcagctcttcaattctcacggtgctcagatctttggaatgttctattgctaccacaatgtaatcaaattgagaggtaagggatctcaataccttctccatgattgtttcttcagaaagagtttctccacacactttcatctcattagtgatcagaatcactctggagatgtattcagaaactttctcattattcttcatgttgagattctcatattgctttctcaaggactgaagcttcaccttcttcactgatgcgtcaccaccataatatctaaccagtgtgtcccacgcagcctttgctgtcgttgaatctgcaatcttctcaaacacatttacatcaacacattgatgaatgaagaacaatgcttttttatccttcttccttacttccttctgcgcgtttttctgttcatccgtcgcatctgctgctaccggaacataaccatcagtgacaagatctagaacatcttgagcaccgaacagtacacgcatttggaccatccaacgattccagtttttaccgtcaaatactggaagtttggtgttcatgttgtCGTTTCCattcatctttctaccttgcacagtacactcagatttctcacagtGTTTCCAAACCCACAtaattaaaattctgatcagattttgttcaagattcaacacgaatctaagaatcaaaatcaaacacacaagacctcacgttcactcgtgtttcccgtgtttccctAATGAATCCGAACCgaagctctagataccaattgttggtgcaaaggtagaatgaatgatgaacggaaatattctattaagagaatgacggctacaaaaacatgataaaagttacaatgattgccaccctatttataagctaaaactagggttactagaataggataaaatactaaaataccctctaacaaacttaggggctaagaaaatagtacaactaaatatgaattacttctaataaaAGTCAGTATTGCATTATCCAATGTTTTTCATGTCGGTTTTTTGGTGATGCACTATTTCTCGTGATCCGCTATTAACAATAGTGGAATATTATATTGTGTAGTGGTTATTCTAAGAAATTTTTGTTTATTGTAACATTCTTAGAATGACAGAAGTATTGAAATTTGAATGGTAAACGAAGCTTAATACATGATATGATAGTTCATGTTTTGGTGCAACTTCAAGAGTATTGATTTTGCATTCTGGTAAATGATACATGAATAATCAATGGATTCAAGTTGTCAATGTTTTTTTTTTCTAAACATTGTTGTTTGATTTCTCTTATTTAGAAATTTGGTTTTAGTTCATCTGATATATTTATAAAAAGGGTTGTAGCTAAGGCTGGTGATGTTGTGGAAGTAagtttattttttttaatttgttgAGTAATTAGTAATTATTAGTGAATGAGTTGGCTCTAATGGTAATACTATATTGGTGCATTGGAGCTGGCATTACAACCTAGTCTGACAACCCCTGCACCTCAGACAATACCTTAGGGCTAAGTATTTGatttatattcaattaacttTTTTATTTCAAATTATTATTCAAGCGTCCATGTGTGTGTGGTGCTTCATAGCCTTGTGGAAGCTTCTTTCACATGTTCAAGTTATTGTATTTTTCTTAGTTTTAGAACTTGTTCAAATTATTTTACAATTGAGCTTTGTTTGTAAAAGAAAATCTGATTGTATCAATATCTATGCAAGACAAAATCAGAATATGTGTGAGGCTTATGTAACCCTGACATTTTAATGTAATGTTCATTGTGGATTTATACAAGTTTGATATCATGTATTACCATTTTGATGTGATAATATATTtatgaaattaaaaacaaattttggtAATATATAAATGTAGCAATTCGTAGTGGATTTAAACAGGTTTCTAAATCGGCTTTGGTAGATCCTAAAAAGAAAAATTTAATGCAGGTTTCATGCCAACTAGGCTTTGGTAGGTCAAAAAAATTTAACTTAGCGTCGACCACAAATAAACATAACCTGGTATTGTCTCTAGAAACGACCCTACATAAATGTAAAACCATGTAGGGTCGCAAGGGACCAACGTTATATGGTTATAGCTAGCACCGCTAGCGGCCGATGCTACATAAAGTATAATGTCGATAAAGGTTGACGTTAAACCTAACCATGTGTTGTACGCTCGCTTCGGCTTTTATGTATTAGCGTCACAGTAGTGTTTCCATTAGCCGACACTATACTTAACGTCAGCTTAACGCTACATTTTTCGTCAATCTTGAGGTGTCCCAAACGACTTAGACGCTAACATCCTTTAGCGACGATTTTTTGCCTTCTAGCGAGGGCTTGTGGCCTACGCTAAAACACAATTTTCTTATAGTGTAAATTTTCCAAAGCTACAAGTTATGAAACCTATCTCCAAGATATTCTAAGATACAAAGAGATAATCTAGAATACTCTAAATTAATATGAAAGATATTATAAAgtatttatagtttttttttattataacAATTTATGAATTGTGAGTTTATAATCAGTTgaattttaatatatatatatatatatatatatatatatatatatatatatatatatatatatatatatatatatatatatatatatatataatttaattaaaatacactgacaatgtaaaaagattttacaccatcagttaatcatagacgttggatattaaaacaagtttgacttttattttaaaaacctataaagtaatgcaaacgggtgatggtgatgaatcgatagtgtaaaattttttacactgacagtgcatagtaattaatcttatatatatatatatatatatatatatatatatatatatatatatatatatatatatatatatatatataatatatatatatatatatatatatatatatatgtttgaacgtgtcgcatctcgaaaaatacgattcctcgcgatggtcgcggaaaaaattatgttcgaacagagtcgccatcgaactttatttattccaatgaaggaataggaaaatatcaataaaacctttaaaaatagaataatggtcgtcgcaaccatattcgggttcgggattcgattacgcaaggggaaggtattagcacccctcacgtccgttgtactcaacggaaaccttttagtccaatttgctatttgaatgttagttaaatgttatttgcttgcttcgagtaattagagttgataatagagatggatgaagacctcagaaggggagaggggaggttttttattagtgtgctcacgaagatacagcaatctcctgcctacgtatccttatggtgcaataaggaaatcagagcattcgtagttcgggagACTACGGtttttgttggtgtcttttaatgaacgattgtgtagatcacgttctaaaggctaaacgctggcttgtctactctcggcggaggcttaaacATTGGTTTATggtgcgcattagaaaggattaacagtgttcttttgaaaagaatttttaagttgttggtcgcacgggggcgagacattaatttgatttgttaaggtgttttgaagaacgacgaaagattgagcaatgtggtgcacaccaatcgtccaattctttcgaggaataataaggcgaacgcgttctactcctttttcgtttgaattattttgaaagtttgtttgtggatatcgaatatgcacggtagtgaggcgtacgcctcctacttgtttattcaaagaataatgaggcgtgcgcctcTTATTCCTTTACCCAATatttatttagcgtgttttagtcgaaagtcgataatttgagcaatgtggcgtacgccaattattcaaataatt includes:
- the LOC127076275 gene encoding auxin-binding protein ABP19a, which translates into the protein MNIIHIIVFFFSLVSFYIHHATSSNDFCVANLLLPNTPSGYQCKSEENVTVNDFVFSGFVAGSTDNPFKVGFTSASVTELPGLNGLGVSAVRADMDINGTVPMHSHDATELVINGEGEVTVGFISTKKVYLKVLKPGDVMVIPKGLLHFLVNTGGTKGTGFAVFSSSNPSVHMFDNLLFGNDLSSAIIAQTTGLDVSQIKKLKALFGGSG